One segment of Triticum aestivum cultivar Chinese Spring chromosome 2A, IWGSC CS RefSeq v2.1, whole genome shotgun sequence DNA contains the following:
- the LOC123190823 gene encoding beta-glucosidase 12 isoform X1: MAARALLVVFLPLLLLVVASSADDGAYGLQPISRRSFPKGFIFGTASSSYQYEGGAMEGGRGSSIWDNFTHQHPEKITDRSNGDVAVDSYHLYKEDVRLMKDMGMDAYRFSISWTRILPDGTLRGGVNREGIKFYNNLIDELLSKGVQPFVTLFHWDSPQGLEDKYGGFLSPNIINDYKDFAEVCFREFGDRVKHWITLNEPWSFSVSGYAGGVAAPGRCSPWEEANCSTGDSGREPYIVSHHQILAHAEAVRLYKQKYKGVQKGKIGIALVSYWATPLSGTKSSIVAMKRAIEFMLGWNKKNCRFLDPLSRGDYPESMKVLVGNRLPQFTRQQSKLVKGAFDFIGINYYSTNYVYSIPPSNCLRNSYSTDAQANLTGVRNGVPIGPQAASPWLYVYPQGLHDLLLFLKEKYHNPTIYITENGFDEANNKSLPLNEALKDDARIDYHRRHLDALLSAIRDGANVKGYFVWSLLDNFEWESGYTVRFGLHFVDYNHGLKRYPKRSAGWFKNFLNDDPTDNLETSDK; the protein is encoded by the exons ATGGCTGCAAGAGCTTTGCTGGTGGTTTTCCTCCCACTTCTCCTTCTGGTTGTCGCTTCCAGTGCCGACGACGGCGCCTATGGCCTGCAGCCCATAAGCCGGAGGAGCTTCCCCAAGGGCTTCATCTTTGGGACGGCCTCCTCGTCCTACCAG TATGAGGGTGGTGCAATGGAGGGGGGTAGGGGATCAAGCATCTGGGACAACTTCACTCACCAGCACCCAG AAAAAATCACCGACAGGAGCAATGGGGATGTGGCAGTGGACTCCTACCATCTTTACAAG GAAGATGTGCGCCTCATGAAGGATATGGGAATGGACGCATACAGATTCTCCATCTCATGGACGAGAATTCTTCCAG ATGGAACTCTGAGAGGTGGAGTCAACCGAGAAGGCATTAAGTTCTACAACAACTTGATAGATGAGCTGTTGTCCAAAG GGGTGCAACCATTTGTGACCCTTTTTCACTGGGACTCTCCACAGGGATTGGAAGATAAATATGGAGGATTTCTTAGCCCTAATATCAT AAATGACTATAAAGACTTTGCTGAAGTATGCTTCAGAGAATTTGGAGATCGGGTGAAGCATTGGATCACATTGAACGAGCCCTGGTCCTTCAGCGTTTCAGGTTATGCAGGGGGCGTAGCTGCACCTGGCCGGTGTTCTCCCTGGGAGGAGGCAAACTGTAGCACTGGGGATTCAGGGAGGGAGCCATACATTGTCAGCCACCATCAGATACTCGCTCATGCAGAAGCCGTGAGATTGTATAAACAGAAATATAAG GGCGTGCAAAAGGGCAAGATTGGAATAGCTTTGGTCTCATATTGGGCTACTCCCTTGTCCGGTACAAAATCTAGTATTGTTGCGATGAAACGAGCTATAGAATTCATGCTTGGATG GAATAAAAAAAACTGTAGGTTTTTGGACCCGCTCAGCAGAGGAGACTATCCCGAGAGCATGAAAGTACTGGTCGGAAACCGCCTGCCACAGTTCACCAGACAACAGTCTAAATTGGTGAAGGGTGCATTTGACTTCATTGGAATCAACTACTATAGTACAAACTACGTTTATAGCATTCCTCCGTCTAATTGCTTGAGGAACAGCTACTCTACTGATGCTCAAGCTAATCTTACGG GTGTTCGAAATGGTGTCCCCATAGGTCCTCAG GCTGCTTCGCCTTGGCTCTACGTCTACCCTCAAGGCCTCCATGATCTGCTACTTTTTCTCAAGGAAAAGTACCACAATCCAACCATCTACATCACTGAAAATG GATTCGATGAAGCCAACAACAAGAGCCTACCACTAAATGAAGCCCTCAAGGATGACGCCAGGATAGACTACCACCGTAGGCACCTTGATGCCCTGCTGAGTGCGATCAG GGACGGGGCAAACGTGAAGGGGTATTTCGTGTGGTCGCTGCTCGACAACTTCGAGTGGGAGAGCGGGTACACAGTGCGGTTTGGGTTACACTTTGTGGACTACAACCATGGTCTGAAACGGTACCCCAAGCGCTCTGCTGGCTGGTTCAAGAATTTTCTCAATGATGATCCCACAGATAACCTGGAAACCAGCGACAAATAA
- the LOC123190823 gene encoding beta-glucosidase 12 isoform X4, producing the protein MRVVQWRGVGDQASGTTSLTSTQKKSPTGAMGMWQWTPTIFTRQEDVRLMKDMGMDAYRFSISWTRILPDGTLRGGVNREGIKFYNNLIDELLSKGVQPFVTLFHWDSPQGLEDKYGGFLSPNIINDYKDFAEVCFREFGDRVKHWITLNEPWSFSVSGYAGGVAAPGRCSPWEEANCSTGDSGREPYIVSHHQILAHAEAVRLYKQKYKGVQKGKIGIALVSYWATPLSGTKSSIVAMKRAIEFMLGWNKKNCRFLDPLSRGDYPESMKVLVGNRLPQFTRQQSKLVKGAFDFIGINYYSTNYVYSIPPSNCLRNSYSTDAQANLTGVRNGVPIGPQAASPWLYVYPQGLHDLLLFLKEKYHNPTIYITENGFDEANNKSLPLNEALKDDARIDYHRRHLDALLSAIRDGANVKGYFVWSLLDNFEWESGYTVRFGLHFVDYNHGLKRYPKRSAGWFKNFLNDDPTDNLETSDK; encoded by the exons ATGAGGGTGGTGCAATGGAGGGGGGTAGGGGATCAAGCATCTGGGACAACTTCACTCACCAGCACCCAG AAAAAATCACCGACAGGAGCAATGGGGATGTGGCAGTGGACTCCTACCATCTTTACAAG ACAGGAAGATGTGCGCCTCATGAAGGATATGGGAATGGACGCATACAGATTCTCCATCTCATGGACGAGAATTCTTCCAG ATGGAACTCTGAGAGGTGGAGTCAACCGAGAAGGCATTAAGTTCTACAACAACTTGATAGATGAGCTGTTGTCCAAAG GGGTGCAACCATTTGTGACCCTTTTTCACTGGGACTCTCCACAGGGATTGGAAGATAAATATGGAGGATTTCTTAGCCCTAATATCAT AAATGACTATAAAGACTTTGCTGAAGTATGCTTCAGAGAATTTGGAGATCGGGTGAAGCATTGGATCACATTGAACGAGCCCTGGTCCTTCAGCGTTTCAGGTTATGCAGGGGGCGTAGCTGCACCTGGCCGGTGTTCTCCCTGGGAGGAGGCAAACTGTAGCACTGGGGATTCAGGGAGGGAGCCATACATTGTCAGCCACCATCAGATACTCGCTCATGCAGAAGCCGTGAGATTGTATAAACAGAAATATAAG GGCGTGCAAAAGGGCAAGATTGGAATAGCTTTGGTCTCATATTGGGCTACTCCCTTGTCCGGTACAAAATCTAGTATTGTTGCGATGAAACGAGCTATAGAATTCATGCTTGGATG GAATAAAAAAAACTGTAGGTTTTTGGACCCGCTCAGCAGAGGAGACTATCCCGAGAGCATGAAAGTACTGGTCGGAAACCGCCTGCCACAGTTCACCAGACAACAGTCTAAATTGGTGAAGGGTGCATTTGACTTCATTGGAATCAACTACTATAGTACAAACTACGTTTATAGCATTCCTCCGTCTAATTGCTTGAGGAACAGCTACTCTACTGATGCTCAAGCTAATCTTACGG GTGTTCGAAATGGTGTCCCCATAGGTCCTCAG GCTGCTTCGCCTTGGCTCTACGTCTACCCTCAAGGCCTCCATGATCTGCTACTTTTTCTCAAGGAAAAGTACCACAATCCAACCATCTACATCACTGAAAATG GATTCGATGAAGCCAACAACAAGAGCCTACCACTAAATGAAGCCCTCAAGGATGACGCCAGGATAGACTACCACCGTAGGCACCTTGATGCCCTGCTGAGTGCGATCAG GGACGGGGCAAACGTGAAGGGGTATTTCGTGTGGTCGCTGCTCGACAACTTCGAGTGGGAGAGCGGGTACACAGTGCGGTTTGGGTTACACTTTGTGGACTACAACCATGGTCTGAAACGGTACCCCAAGCGCTCTGCTGGCTGGTTCAAGAATTTTCTCAATGATGATCCCACAGATAACCTGGAAACCAGCGACAAATAA
- the LOC123190823 gene encoding beta-glucosidase 12 isoform X2, whose protein sequence is MAARALLVVFLPLLLLVVASSADDGAYGLQPISRRSFPKGFIFGTASSSYQYEGGAMEGGRGSSIWDNFTHQHPEKITDRSNGDVAVDSYHLYKEDVRLMKDMGMDAYRFSISWTRILPDGTLRGGVNREGIKFYNNLIDELLSKGVQPFVTLFHWDSPQGLEDKYGGFLSPNIINDYKDFAEVCFREFGDRVKHWITLNEPWSFSVSGYAGGVAAPGRCSPWEEANCSTGDSGREPYIVSHHQILAHAEAVRLYKQKYKGVQKGKIGIALVSYWATPLSGTKSSIVAMKRAIEFMLGWFLDPLSRGDYPESMKVLVGNRLPQFTRQQSKLVKGAFDFIGINYYSTNYVYSIPPSNCLRNSYSTDAQANLTGVRNGVPIGPQAASPWLYVYPQGLHDLLLFLKEKYHNPTIYITENGFDEANNKSLPLNEALKDDARIDYHRRHLDALLSAIRDGANVKGYFVWSLLDNFEWESGYTVRFGLHFVDYNHGLKRYPKRSAGWFKNFLNDDPTDNLETSDK, encoded by the exons ATGGCTGCAAGAGCTTTGCTGGTGGTTTTCCTCCCACTTCTCCTTCTGGTTGTCGCTTCCAGTGCCGACGACGGCGCCTATGGCCTGCAGCCCATAAGCCGGAGGAGCTTCCCCAAGGGCTTCATCTTTGGGACGGCCTCCTCGTCCTACCAG TATGAGGGTGGTGCAATGGAGGGGGGTAGGGGATCAAGCATCTGGGACAACTTCACTCACCAGCACCCAG AAAAAATCACCGACAGGAGCAATGGGGATGTGGCAGTGGACTCCTACCATCTTTACAAG GAAGATGTGCGCCTCATGAAGGATATGGGAATGGACGCATACAGATTCTCCATCTCATGGACGAGAATTCTTCCAG ATGGAACTCTGAGAGGTGGAGTCAACCGAGAAGGCATTAAGTTCTACAACAACTTGATAGATGAGCTGTTGTCCAAAG GGGTGCAACCATTTGTGACCCTTTTTCACTGGGACTCTCCACAGGGATTGGAAGATAAATATGGAGGATTTCTTAGCCCTAATATCAT AAATGACTATAAAGACTTTGCTGAAGTATGCTTCAGAGAATTTGGAGATCGGGTGAAGCATTGGATCACATTGAACGAGCCCTGGTCCTTCAGCGTTTCAGGTTATGCAGGGGGCGTAGCTGCACCTGGCCGGTGTTCTCCCTGGGAGGAGGCAAACTGTAGCACTGGGGATTCAGGGAGGGAGCCATACATTGTCAGCCACCATCAGATACTCGCTCATGCAGAAGCCGTGAGATTGTATAAACAGAAATATAAG GGCGTGCAAAAGGGCAAGATTGGAATAGCTTTGGTCTCATATTGGGCTACTCCCTTGTCCGGTACAAAATCTAGTATTGTTGCGATGAAACGAGCTATAGAATTCATGCTTGGATG GTTTTTGGACCCGCTCAGCAGAGGAGACTATCCCGAGAGCATGAAAGTACTGGTCGGAAACCGCCTGCCACAGTTCACCAGACAACAGTCTAAATTGGTGAAGGGTGCATTTGACTTCATTGGAATCAACTACTATAGTACAAACTACGTTTATAGCATTCCTCCGTCTAATTGCTTGAGGAACAGCTACTCTACTGATGCTCAAGCTAATCTTACGG GTGTTCGAAATGGTGTCCCCATAGGTCCTCAG GCTGCTTCGCCTTGGCTCTACGTCTACCCTCAAGGCCTCCATGATCTGCTACTTTTTCTCAAGGAAAAGTACCACAATCCAACCATCTACATCACTGAAAATG GATTCGATGAAGCCAACAACAAGAGCCTACCACTAAATGAAGCCCTCAAGGATGACGCCAGGATAGACTACCACCGTAGGCACCTTGATGCCCTGCTGAGTGCGATCAG GGACGGGGCAAACGTGAAGGGGTATTTCGTGTGGTCGCTGCTCGACAACTTCGAGTGGGAGAGCGGGTACACAGTGCGGTTTGGGTTACACTTTGTGGACTACAACCATGGTCTGAAACGGTACCCCAAGCGCTCTGCTGGCTGGTTCAAGAATTTTCTCAATGATGATCCCACAGATAACCTGGAAACCAGCGACAAATAA
- the LOC123190822 gene encoding beta-glucosidase 12, producing the protein MAARALLAVIFPYLLMVVASSADDGAYGLQPISRRSFPKGFIFGTASSSYQYEGAAMEGGRGSSIWDNFTHQHPDKIADKSNGDVALDSYHLYKEDVRLMKDMGMDAYRFSISWTRILPDGTLRGGVNQEGIKYYNNLIDELLSKGVQPFVTLFHWDSPQGLEDKYGGFLSPNIINDYKDFAEVCFKEFGDRVKHWITLNEPWSFCVWGYAEGVSAPGRCSPWEKANCSAGDSGREPYTVGHHQILAHAAAARLYKQKYKGMQKGKIGITLVANWVIPLSRSKSSIAATKRSMEFMLGWFLDPLCRGDYPRSMKVLVGNRLPQFTKKQSKSVKGAFDFVGLNYYTTNYVGSLPPSKGTRNSYSTDAQAIRTGVRNGVSIGPQAASPWLYVYPQGFRDLLLYIKDNYHNPTIYITENGIDEANNKSLPLKEALKDDARIDFHHRHLDALLSAIRDGANVKGYFVWSLLDDFEWTSGYTVRFGLHFVDYDHGLKRYPKRSAGWFKKFLKDDLTDQLETSDKDGGIVRVADCDRCLTDYAVCWNNKILHDLKINVTRGSCANISSDTKV; encoded by the exons ATGGCTGCAAGAGCATTGCTGGCGGTTATCTTCCCATATctccttatggttgtcgcttccAGTGCCGACGACGGCGCCTATGGCCTGCAGCCCATAAGCCGGAGGAGCTTCCCCAAGGGCTTCATCTTTGGGACGGCCTCCTCGTCCTACCAG TATGAGGGTGCTGCAATGGAGGGGGGCAGGGGATCAAGCATCTGGGACAACTTCACTCACCAACACCCAG ATAAAATCGCCGACAAAAGCAATGGGGATGTGGCACTGGACTCCTACCATCTTTACAAG GAAGATGTGCGCCTTATGAAGGATATGGGAATGGATGCATACAGGTTCTCCATCTCATGGACAAGAATTCTTCCAG ATGGAACTCTGAGAGGTGGAGTCAACCAAGAAGGCATCAAGTATTACAACAACTTGATCGATGAGTTGTTGTCCAAAG GGGTGCAGCCATTTGTGACACTTTTTCACTGGGACTCTCCACAGGGATTGGAAGATAAATACGGAGGATTTCTTAGCCCTAATATCAT AAATGACTATAAAGACTTTGCTGAAGTCTGCTTCAAAGAATTTGGAGATCGCGTGAAGCATTGGATCACATTGAATGAGCCATGGTCCTTTTGCGTTTGGGGTTATGCAGAGGGCGTATCTGCACCAGGTCGGTGTTCTCCGTGGGAGAAGGCAAACTGCAGCGCCGGGGATTCAGGGAGGGAGCCGTACACTGTCGGCCACCATCAGATACTCGCTCATGCAGCAGCTGCGAGATTGTATAAACAGAAATATAAG GGCATGCAGAAGGGCAAGATCGGAATAACTTTGGTCGCAAACTGGGTTATTCCCTTATCCCGTTCAAAATCAAGCATTGCCGCGACGAAACGCTCTATGGAATTCATGCTTGGATG GTTTTTGGACCCGCTCTGCAGAGGAGACTACCCCCGGAGCATGAAAGTATTGGTTGGAAACCGCCTGCCGCAGTTCACCAAAAAACAATCTAAATCGGTGAAGGGTGCATTTGACTTCGTTGGACTCAACTACTATACTACAAACTACGTTGGTAGCCTTCCTCCATCAAAAGGCACGAGGAACAGCTACTCTACTGACGCTCAAGCTATTCGTACCG GTGTTCGAAATGGTGTTTCCATAGGTCCTCAG GCCGCTTCGCCTTGGCTCTACGTCTATCCTCAAGGCTTTCGTGATCTGCTACTTTATATCAAGGATAATTACCACAATCCAACCATCTACATCACTGAAAATG GAATTGACGAAGCCAACAATAAGAGCCTACCACTCAAGGAAGCCCTCAAGGACGACGCTAGGATAGACTTCCACCACAGGCACCTTGATGCCCTGTTGAGTGCGATCAG GGATGGGGCAAACGTGAAGGGGTACTTCGTGTGGTCACTGCTCGATGACTTCGAGTGGACGAGCGGGTACACGGTGCGGTTTGGGTTACACTTTGTGGACTACGACCATGGTCTGAAGCGATACCCCAAGCGCTCTGCTGGCTGGTTCAAGAAGTTCCTCAAGGATGATCTCACTGATCAACTGGAAACCAGCGACAAAGATGGAGGCATTGTACGTGTTGCAGATTGCGATAGATGCTTGACTGATTATGCAGTTTGTTGGAACAATAAAATACTTCACGATTTAAAGATCAATGTAACAAGAGGCTCGTGCGCCAACATATCTAGTGATACCAAAGTATAG
- the LOC123190823 gene encoding beta-glucosidase 12 isoform X3, with product MAARALLVVFLPLLLLVVASSADDGAYGLQPISRRSFPKGFIFGTASSSYQYEGGAMEGGRGSSIWDNFTHQHPEKITDRSNGDVAVDSYHLYKEDVRLMKDMGMDAYRFSISWTRILPDGTLRGGVNREGIKFYNNLIDELLSKGVQPFVTLFHWDSPQGLEDKYGGFLSPNIIVSGYAGGVAAPGRCSPWEEANCSTGDSGREPYIVSHHQILAHAEAVRLYKQKYKGVQKGKIGIALVSYWATPLSGTKSSIVAMKRAIEFMLGWNKKNCRFLDPLSRGDYPESMKVLVGNRLPQFTRQQSKLVKGAFDFIGINYYSTNYVYSIPPSNCLRNSYSTDAQANLTGVRNGVPIGPQAASPWLYVYPQGLHDLLLFLKEKYHNPTIYITENGFDEANNKSLPLNEALKDDARIDYHRRHLDALLSAIRDGANVKGYFVWSLLDNFEWESGYTVRFGLHFVDYNHGLKRYPKRSAGWFKNFLNDDPTDNLETSDK from the exons ATGGCTGCAAGAGCTTTGCTGGTGGTTTTCCTCCCACTTCTCCTTCTGGTTGTCGCTTCCAGTGCCGACGACGGCGCCTATGGCCTGCAGCCCATAAGCCGGAGGAGCTTCCCCAAGGGCTTCATCTTTGGGACGGCCTCCTCGTCCTACCAG TATGAGGGTGGTGCAATGGAGGGGGGTAGGGGATCAAGCATCTGGGACAACTTCACTCACCAGCACCCAG AAAAAATCACCGACAGGAGCAATGGGGATGTGGCAGTGGACTCCTACCATCTTTACAAG GAAGATGTGCGCCTCATGAAGGATATGGGAATGGACGCATACAGATTCTCCATCTCATGGACGAGAATTCTTCCAG ATGGAACTCTGAGAGGTGGAGTCAACCGAGAAGGCATTAAGTTCTACAACAACTTGATAGATGAGCTGTTGTCCAAAG GGGTGCAACCATTTGTGACCCTTTTTCACTGGGACTCTCCACAGGGATTGGAAGATAAATATGGAGGATTTCTTAGCCCTAATATCAT CGTTTCAGGTTATGCAGGGGGCGTAGCTGCACCTGGCCGGTGTTCTCCCTGGGAGGAGGCAAACTGTAGCACTGGGGATTCAGGGAGGGAGCCATACATTGTCAGCCACCATCAGATACTCGCTCATGCAGAAGCCGTGAGATTGTATAAACAGAAATATAAG GGCGTGCAAAAGGGCAAGATTGGAATAGCTTTGGTCTCATATTGGGCTACTCCCTTGTCCGGTACAAAATCTAGTATTGTTGCGATGAAACGAGCTATAGAATTCATGCTTGGATG GAATAAAAAAAACTGTAGGTTTTTGGACCCGCTCAGCAGAGGAGACTATCCCGAGAGCATGAAAGTACTGGTCGGAAACCGCCTGCCACAGTTCACCAGACAACAGTCTAAATTGGTGAAGGGTGCATTTGACTTCATTGGAATCAACTACTATAGTACAAACTACGTTTATAGCATTCCTCCGTCTAATTGCTTGAGGAACAGCTACTCTACTGATGCTCAAGCTAATCTTACGG GTGTTCGAAATGGTGTCCCCATAGGTCCTCAG GCTGCTTCGCCTTGGCTCTACGTCTACCCTCAAGGCCTCCATGATCTGCTACTTTTTCTCAAGGAAAAGTACCACAATCCAACCATCTACATCACTGAAAATG GATTCGATGAAGCCAACAACAAGAGCCTACCACTAAATGAAGCCCTCAAGGATGACGCCAGGATAGACTACCACCGTAGGCACCTTGATGCCCTGCTGAGTGCGATCAG GGACGGGGCAAACGTGAAGGGGTATTTCGTGTGGTCGCTGCTCGACAACTTCGAGTGGGAGAGCGGGTACACAGTGCGGTTTGGGTTACACTTTGTGGACTACAACCATGGTCTGAAACGGTACCCCAAGCGCTCTGCTGGCTGGTTCAAGAATTTTCTCAATGATGATCCCACAGATAACCTGGAAACCAGCGACAAATAA